A stretch of the Tannerella serpentiformis genome encodes the following:
- a CDS encoding ATP synthase subunit E, with product MDSKIQELTEKIYREGVEKGNEEAGRIVADAKEKEASMLREARTEADAIVEQARREADELRKNTEAELRMYAAQAVEALKTEVADLVTDRVVRKEVKAATGDADFMRQMMLEIAREWAKNGEMTIQTSDADKLSAYFKAKAAELLQGGVRIEEVNGHKTSFAIAPADGSFKVQFGEAEFVEYFKEFLRPQLIEMLFSK from the coding sequence ATGGACAGTAAGATTCAGGAATTGACCGAGAAAATTTATCGGGAAGGCGTGGAGAAAGGCAACGAGGAGGCCGGGCGCATCGTGGCTGACGCCAAGGAGAAAGAGGCGAGCATGCTGCGCGAAGCGCGCACGGAGGCCGACGCCATCGTAGAACAGGCACGCCGAGAGGCGGACGAACTGCGTAAGAACACGGAGGCAGAACTCCGGATGTATGCCGCGCAGGCCGTGGAGGCGCTCAAAACGGAGGTGGCCGACCTCGTCACCGACCGCGTGGTGCGGAAGGAAGTGAAGGCCGCCACGGGGGACGCCGACTTCATGCGGCAGATGATGCTCGAAATCGCTCGCGAATGGGCGAAAAACGGCGAGATGACCATCCAAACCTCCGACGCCGACAAACTGTCAGCCTATTTCAAGGCTAAGGCTGCGGAGCTGCTCCAGGGCGGCGTGCGGATCGAGGAGGTGAACGGCCACAAGACTTCGTTTGCCATCGCCCCGGCCGACGGATCGTTCAAGGTGCAGTTCGGCGAGGCGGAGTTCGTGGAGTATTTCAAGGAGTTCCTGCGCCCGCAGCTGATTGAGATGCTGTTCTCGAAATGA
- a CDS encoding glucosamine-6-phosphate deaminase translates to MRNNLSSQITLTRVPEKYYKPENAYEYSLLTRFEKVRTHIYATMEEGAGELARELATSIRERQREGKQFVLAVPGGRSPYPIFRQLIRMHREEGLSLRNVVVFLIYEFYPLANEAYSNMHLLREVFLDHVDIPKGNVYSPDGFIDKNDIYDFCRRYEQRIRECGGIDCMLLGVGQAGTIGVNSAGTSVSSRTHLVLMDDTSRKESAQLFRSIDNVPAGVITMGLGTLMEAAKVVLVAWGENKSRIIRETIEAPASDAVPSTCLQHHPNAKVVIDLSAAGQLTRISHPWLVTPCVWDNKLIRRAIVWLCAQTDKPILKLTNKDYSEHGLGELLALYGSAYNVNIRIFNDIQHTITGWPGGKPNADDSNRPERAKPYPKRVIVFSPHPDDDVISMGGTLRRLCDQQHEVHVAYETSGNIAVGDDEVIRYCEYLRDVSERYAPGETPIREKAEEIIRYLRYEKKEDGQPERPDVLFMKGTIRREEARHGCRYSGVKDEHVHFLDLPFYETGLVKKNPLGQRDVDIVKQLLTEVKPHQMFVAGDLADPHGTHKVCLDAVLAAVDEMKGEEWLKDCRIWMYRGAWAEWEMDHIEMAVPISPEELRYKRNAILKHQSQAESAPYLGDDERLFWQRAEDRNRATAEMYKHLGLAAYEAIEAFVQYIPID, encoded by the coding sequence ATGAGAAATAACCTGAGCTCACAGATTACCCTGACACGCGTCCCGGAGAAGTATTACAAACCGGAGAACGCCTATGAATACAGCCTCCTGACCCGATTCGAGAAGGTCCGGACGCATATCTACGCCACCATGGAGGAGGGCGCTGGAGAGTTGGCCCGCGAACTGGCCACCAGCATCCGCGAACGCCAACGCGAGGGCAAACAGTTTGTTCTGGCCGTGCCTGGCGGACGGTCGCCGTACCCCATCTTCCGACAGCTGATCCGTATGCACCGCGAGGAGGGACTCAGCCTGCGCAACGTGGTCGTCTTCCTCATCTACGAGTTCTATCCGCTCGCGAACGAGGCATACAGCAACATGCACCTCCTGCGCGAGGTCTTCCTTGACCATGTCGACATCCCCAAGGGCAACGTCTACAGCCCCGACGGATTCATCGATAAGAACGACATCTACGACTTCTGCCGGCGTTACGAACAGCGCATCCGCGAGTGTGGCGGCATCGACTGCATGCTGCTCGGCGTGGGGCAGGCGGGGACGATTGGCGTGAATAGCGCCGGTACGTCCGTTAGCTCGCGTACACACCTCGTGCTCATGGACGACACCTCGCGCAAGGAGTCAGCGCAGCTCTTCCGGTCGATCGACAATGTGCCCGCGGGCGTGATCACGATGGGCCTCGGTACGCTCATGGAGGCGGCCAAAGTGGTGCTCGTGGCGTGGGGAGAAAACAAATCACGGATCATCCGTGAGACGATCGAGGCCCCCGCGAGCGATGCCGTGCCGTCCACCTGTCTACAACACCACCCGAACGCCAAGGTCGTGATCGACCTCTCGGCTGCGGGTCAACTGACACGCATCAGTCACCCGTGGCTCGTCACGCCGTGCGTGTGGGATAATAAGCTGATTCGCCGCGCCATCGTTTGGCTTTGTGCGCAGACCGATAAGCCCATCCTGAAGCTCACCAACAAGGATTACAGCGAGCACGGATTAGGCGAACTGCTGGCCCTCTACGGCTCGGCCTACAACGTGAACATTCGCATCTTCAACGACATTCAGCACACCATCACGGGTTGGCCGGGCGGCAAACCCAACGCCGACGACTCGAACCGTCCGGAGCGCGCTAAGCCCTACCCGAAGCGTGTCATCGTCTTCAGTCCGCACCCGGACGACGACGTGATCTCGATGGGCGGCACACTGCGCCGACTCTGCGACCAGCAGCATGAGGTGCACGTGGCTTACGAGACGTCGGGCAACATTGCCGTGGGCGACGACGAGGTGATCCGCTATTGCGAGTATCTGCGCGACGTCAGCGAGCGCTACGCACCGGGCGAGACCCCCATTCGTGAGAAGGCTGAGGAGATTATCCGCTATCTGCGTTACGAAAAGAAGGAGGACGGCCAGCCTGAGCGCCCCGATGTGCTCTTCATGAAGGGCACGATCCGCCGCGAGGAGGCGCGCCACGGCTGCCGTTATTCGGGCGTGAAGGATGAGCATGTGCACTTCCTCGACCTGCCCTTCTACGAGACGGGGCTTGTGAAGAAGAATCCGCTCGGGCAGCGCGACGTGGACATCGTCAAGCAACTACTGACGGAGGTCAAGCCGCACCAGATGTTCGTGGCCGGTGACCTGGCCGACCCGCACGGTACGCACAAGGTCTGCCTCGACGCCGTCCTGGCCGCCGTGGACGAGATGAAGGGCGAGGAATGGCTGAAGGATTGCCGCATTTGGATGTACCGCGGTGCGTGGGCCGAGTGGGAGATGGACCATATCGAGATGGCTGTGCCCATCAGTCCCGAGGAGCTGCGCTACAAGCGTAACGCCATCCTCAAGCACCAGTCGCAGGCCGAGAGCGCGCCGTACCTCGGCGACGACGAGCGACTCTTCTGGCAGCGCGCCGAGGATCGCAACCGCGCCACGGCCGAGATGTACAAGCACCTCGGGCTGGCGGCTTACGAAGCCATCGAGGCCTTCGTGCAATACATTCCCATCGACTGA
- a CDS encoding transporter gives MLKFFKDWMLPIAMLAGALTYPWVSRLAFLTPYLIFAMLLFTFSKIEPGDIRLRREHVWLLLVQLMGSGGLYLLLHPVDRIIASGALLCLLTPTAASAPVVTGMLGGDVGFLTSYVILCNVTVAPVAPVYFSLIGIYGSENLPFIQALLYVCKRVFTLLLLPLFTAFAIRRFAPGLRRVMLRAPRMSFYLWAFSLFIVTSVTVRFLIEHGGENPRTVVGLLLVSLVLCVAQFLIGRCIGRRYGDPISSGQGLGQKNTILAIWMAQTYLHPLTAVAPSGYILWQNIINSYQLWRHGKRKN, from the coding sequence ATGCTGAAGTTTTTCAAAGACTGGATGCTGCCGATCGCCATGTTGGCCGGTGCGCTGACCTATCCGTGGGTCAGCCGCCTGGCCTTCCTGACGCCGTACTTGATCTTCGCCATGCTACTCTTCACCTTCAGCAAGATCGAGCCGGGCGACATCCGTCTGCGTCGTGAGCACGTGTGGCTGCTGCTTGTCCAACTGATGGGCAGCGGCGGCCTCTACCTGCTGTTGCACCCCGTCGACCGGATCATCGCCAGCGGCGCCCTGCTCTGTCTGCTGACGCCTACGGCCGCCTCCGCGCCTGTCGTCACGGGTATGTTGGGCGGCGACGTGGGCTTCCTCACTTCCTACGTCATCCTCTGCAACGTCACCGTGGCGCCCGTCGCTCCCGTCTACTTCTCCCTGATCGGCATTTACGGCAGCGAAAACCTGCCCTTCATTCAGGCGCTCCTGTACGTCTGCAAACGCGTCTTTACGCTCCTCCTATTACCTCTGTTCACGGCCTTCGCCATCCGTCGGTTTGCGCCCGGATTGCGGCGCGTCATGCTCCGTGCGCCCCGCATGTCGTTTTATCTGTGGGCCTTTTCGCTGTTCATCGTCACGTCGGTCACTGTTCGCTTCCTGATCGAGCACGGCGGCGAGAATCCGAGGACGGTAGTGGGGCTACTCCTCGTCTCGCTCGTGCTGTGCGTGGCGCAATTCCTCATCGGACGGTGCATCGGCCGTCGTTACGGTGATCCGATCTCGTCCGGCCAAGGCCTCGGGCAGAAGAATACGATCCTTGCCATTTGGATGGCCCAGACGTACCTCCATCCGCTGACGGCTGTCGCACCGTCGGGTTACATCCTCTGGCAAAACATCATCAACAGCTATCAGCTGTGGCGACACGGGAAGAGGAAGAACTAA
- a CDS encoding TonB-dependent receptor produces MKTNRFFRQTALLPILAASLLLTVAARAQQGITGRLTNAAGQPVAQAALILSAPDSTYLESAVSEDDGTFRLLSTARPYLLSVQHLAYETRTIADSRSDLGTIVLELKAQTLEEVVVRAERPIVRVQNGRLSFTPQGLTKSKILATAFDLLAETPGLKSTDGESIRLIAMDQAPSLLINGRPSTRDAAATLLYVKSLPADRVLRIEVAHTAPPEWNVKGAAVNIILKEGLSDRLTAQVQTQWDNKHANRFTQTASVMYASGKFSADLLYRLSSGHEISRTNMYVRHAVGSDTTEIRNHTDYRSHTPATHDLYLNLDYALADRHRLSVYYNARVTPNETFDDRSVSTLTGRSDQHGTLRDHLQSIAAEYILRGWRAGAEYLYSNSRRDYTGTVAGRPIAYDRFQRIDRLHGYLRGRHALSERISLRYGADYTRTRNHSEQTGAAPVTSDEDIANAYVGTDISFAGDRANLSASLAGEGYRIRDYRRQSILPDVSISYTPTDDHALTLGWQAFHNYPAYWYRQTYRREVDGYEVNLGNPDLRVARYNIASLNYVYRSRYAFNVYYYHVRDAFFTQLYQSPDRLELIKQITNTDLSHVWVLSASVPVTIGGRWFLTFAPTAYHEHYRTEHWHDLSFDVAGWAGGMNVSSQLSLLSRPRLTFTTDGYYYSGGRQGIQKSSESWGVNAGLQLALLKEESLLIALNVNDLFESATPIARTRYQSQWSDYDYTGGISRSVMLRLTYRFSRYKEKQRREADRSRIGIQ; encoded by the coding sequence ATGAAAACGAATCGCTTTTTTCGGCAGACAGCTCTCCTGCCGATCCTTGCAGCAAGCCTGCTGCTCACCGTTGCCGCCCGTGCACAACAGGGCATCACCGGCCGACTGACGAACGCCGCCGGCCAGCCCGTGGCACAGGCCGCCCTGATCCTCTCCGCCCCCGATTCCACCTACTTGGAGTCGGCCGTGAGCGAAGACGACGGCACCTTCCGCCTGCTTTCCACGGCCCGTCCCTACCTGCTCAGCGTGCAGCATTTGGCTTACGAGACACGCACCATCGCGGACTCTCGGAGCGACCTCGGCACGATCGTGCTGGAGCTCAAGGCGCAGACGCTCGAGGAGGTCGTCGTGCGCGCCGAACGCCCCATCGTCCGCGTGCAGAACGGCCGCCTGAGCTTTACACCGCAAGGCCTTACAAAATCGAAGATCCTCGCCACCGCCTTCGACCTCCTGGCCGAGACCCCAGGCCTGAAATCGACCGACGGCGAGTCAATCCGCCTCATCGCAATGGACCAGGCGCCCAGCCTGCTCATCAACGGTCGCCCCTCCACCCGCGATGCGGCCGCCACGCTGCTTTATGTAAAGTCACTGCCCGCCGATCGCGTCCTCCGCATCGAGGTGGCCCACACCGCGCCGCCGGAATGGAACGTCAAGGGCGCAGCCGTCAACATCATCCTCAAGGAGGGCCTCTCCGACCGCCTCACGGCGCAAGTCCAGACGCAGTGGGACAACAAACACGCGAACCGCTTCACCCAAACGGCTTCCGTTATGTATGCCTCGGGCAAGTTCTCCGCTGACCTACTCTACCGCCTGAGTTCCGGGCACGAGATCAGTCGGACAAACATGTACGTGCGGCACGCCGTCGGCAGCGACACGACCGAAATCCGCAACCACACCGACTACCGCTCGCACACCCCCGCCACCCATGACCTCTACCTGAACCTCGACTACGCCTTGGCCGACCGCCACCGCCTCAGCGTCTACTACAACGCACGGGTGACGCCCAACGAAACGTTTGACGACCGCTCCGTCAGCACCCTCACCGGCCGCAGCGATCAGCACGGCACCCTCCGTGACCACCTCCAAAGCATCGCAGCCGAATACATCCTCCGCGGATGGCGCGCAGGAGCGGAATACCTCTACTCCAACAGCCGGAGGGACTACACGGGTACCGTCGCCGGTCGCCCCATCGCCTATGATCGCTTCCAACGCATCGACCGACTGCACGGCTACCTCCGCGGGCGCCACGCACTCTCCGAACGGATCAGCCTGCGCTACGGCGCCGACTACACCCGCACCCGCAACCACAGCGAACAGACCGGCGCCGCGCCCGTCACGTCCGACGAAGACATCGCCAACGCCTACGTGGGCACGGACATCTCCTTTGCGGGCGACCGCGCGAACCTCTCCGCCTCCCTCGCCGGCGAAGGCTACCGCATCCGGGACTACCGTCGGCAGTCGATCCTCCCCGACGTTTCCATTAGCTATACCCCGACGGACGACCACGCCCTCACTCTCGGCTGGCAGGCCTTCCACAACTACCCCGCTTACTGGTATCGCCAGACGTACCGCCGCGAGGTGGACGGCTACGAGGTTAACCTCGGCAACCCCGACCTGCGCGTGGCCCGATACAACATCGCAAGCCTGAACTACGTCTACCGCTCGCGCTACGCCTTCAACGTCTACTACTACCACGTCCGCGACGCCTTCTTCACGCAGCTCTACCAGTCGCCCGACCGCCTCGAGCTGATCAAGCAAATCACCAACACAGATTTGTCGCATGTCTGGGTGCTATCGGCTTCCGTCCCGGTCACCATCGGCGGCCGCTGGTTCCTGACCTTCGCCCCCACGGCCTACCACGAGCACTACCGGACGGAGCACTGGCACGATCTTTCCTTCGACGTCGCAGGTTGGGCGGGCGGTATGAACGTCAGCAGCCAGCTCAGCCTCCTCTCCCGCCCCCGCCTGACCTTCACCACCGACGGCTATTACTACTCCGGCGGCCGACAAGGCATACAGAAATCCAGCGAGAGCTGGGGCGTCAATGCGGGTCTACAATTAGCACTGCTCAAGGAGGAATCGCTGCTGATCGCTCTCAACGTGAACGACCTCTTCGAGAGCGCCACGCCGATAGCCCGCACCCGATATCAGTCGCAGTGGAGCGACTACGACTACACAGGCGGGATCAGTCGCTCCGTCATGCTCCGCCTCACCTACCGCTTCAGCCGTTACAAGGAGAAGCAGCGCCGCGAGGCCGATCGCTCACGAATAGGCATCCAGTGA
- a CDS encoding TetR/AcrR family transcriptional regulator: MIQKTNKNELRKTETKGRILWAAFKLFLAHGYHAVSFMSIEQVSQVTRGAIFYHFRNKEDLLRGVAEKFVIDFLQSSPSADEIIDDQTPLRSFLDAQIRQIEQRVQLFLEQVGPDSDITSADFMSFLLFINKYVAGIKRKLQAYEEAQAQCWSEAIHQGQERGEIRKEVDTETLYNAFHSVYVGIAFHGAVIHQQFVLDQLRKEWDFLYQLAAAH; the protein is encoded by the coding sequence ATGATCCAGAAAACGAACAAGAACGAACTGAGAAAGACTGAGACAAAAGGCCGCATTCTCTGGGCCGCATTCAAGCTGTTCCTGGCACACGGATACCATGCCGTCAGCTTTATGAGCATCGAACAAGTATCCCAAGTCACCAGAGGGGCCATCTTCTATCATTTCAGAAACAAAGAAGATCTGCTCAGGGGCGTAGCAGAGAAATTCGTCATCGACTTTTTGCAGAGTAGCCCCTCGGCGGACGAGATCATAGACGACCAGACGCCCTTGAGGAGCTTCTTGGACGCACAGATCCGCCAAATAGAACAGCGGGTGCAGCTCTTCCTTGAACAAGTGGGCCCAGATAGTGACATTACGTCGGCCGATTTCATGAGTTTCCTGCTTTTCATCAACAAGTACGTAGCCGGTATCAAGCGGAAGCTCCAGGCGTACGAAGAGGCGCAAGCGCAGTGCTGGTCGGAGGCCATCCATCAAGGTCAGGAACGCGGCGAGATCCGGAAAGAGGTCGACACCGAGACCCTGTACAACGCCTTCCACTCCGTCTATGTCGGCATAGCGTTTCACGGCGCCGTCATCCACCAGCAGTTCGTCCTCGACCAGCTGCGCAAAGAGTGGGACTTCCTCTATCAGTTGGCCGCCGCCCATTAG
- a CDS encoding TetR/AcrR family transcriptional regulator, whose translation MKQEKAEALKQTILNVAYELFLTHGYEKVCLADIEQGAGATRGSLIYHYRSKETLLLLTSEKFIADFFRDTCPDEEVINSRTPLKDYLKAFVQMVEAQVRHFKENIVKDTKVTSASSINFMIHLCTLSASFKRALQAFHTTQLGYWSEVINRAKACGEIRQALSTVTLGDTFVHILSGIIFQSAVCHQEIPLDQLQDEWDNFYQTTIEA comes from the coding sequence ATGAAGCAAGAGAAAGCTGAGGCCTTGAAGCAGACTATCCTGAACGTGGCCTACGAGCTGTTCCTGACGCACGGATACGAAAAGGTCTGTCTGGCAGACATTGAGCAGGGCGCGGGAGCGACCCGCGGAAGCCTCATCTACCATTACCGGAGCAAAGAGACCCTGCTCCTACTCACCTCGGAGAAGTTCATCGCCGACTTTTTCCGCGACACCTGCCCCGACGAGGAGGTGATAAACAGCCGGACGCCGCTGAAGGACTATCTGAAGGCGTTCGTCCAGATGGTAGAAGCGCAGGTCAGGCATTTCAAGGAGAACATAGTCAAAGACACGAAGGTCACGTCGGCCTCGTCGATCAACTTCATGATTCACCTCTGCACCCTGAGTGCCTCCTTCAAACGGGCGCTGCAAGCGTTCCACACGACGCAACTGGGCTACTGGTCGGAGGTCATCAACCGGGCCAAGGCGTGCGGCGAAATCCGCCAGGCGCTCAGTACCGTCACCCTGGGCGACACCTTCGTCCACATCCTTTCCGGTATCATCTTCCAGAGCGCCGTCTGCCACCAAGAGATCCCCCTCGACCAGCTCCAAGACGAGTGGGACAACTTCTACCAGACTACCATCGAGGCGTAG
- a CDS encoding trypsin-like peptidase domain-containing protein has protein sequence MNKTSWLVCALILIQSGGMLLAQKAPKWAERARRSVFTIEATDKSGNVTRGTGFFVGDQGEAVSNYTLFIGADRATVIDADGGRLPVVCILGADDLYDVIRFKVSSQKKLPGLTPAVSQPAVGDRAYLIPASSAKGAAPAVGPISEVTRIKEQYGYYRVDMPLTREQVSAPLLNEGGQAFALAQADASGKGKTYGIDLAYIMSLRPAATDVLNKVYSSIGIRTAWASSADEALVALMLYAAQQDAHAYLATLDDFIATFPSSPDGYLTRASHYVYQRKKLSDVGTEQQLLSRAEADLASAQKLFGDNVAEGYYNHAKLIYGVSAADSTLTAPGWTMDRAADWIAKAIAADDRPLYRQLEADIAFFRGDYPKAAADYARVNQGPGASASSFYMAAKTEEQLEAPDTTRMFMLMDSAITRATGVNPTDAATYIMDAVDMRMRRGQFAEAVKLYDRYYALTGGEVLPRFYYYREQAKFRANDMDGALSDIRLALEGDPNNALYLAEEGSIYLRKQDFAKARQSLERCIAQAPDFSAGHRLLGLCLVRSGKKAEGCRAFERAKELGDPVVERLMKQHCQ, from the coding sequence ATGAATAAGACGAGTTGGTTAGTGTGCGCTTTGATCTTGATTCAGAGCGGCGGAATGTTGCTGGCGCAGAAAGCGCCGAAGTGGGCCGAACGGGCGCGGCGGTCGGTCTTTACGATTGAGGCCACGGACAAGAGTGGCAATGTCACGCGCGGCACGGGATTTTTTGTGGGCGACCAGGGCGAGGCCGTCTCTAACTATACCTTATTTATAGGCGCCGATCGGGCCACGGTGATCGATGCCGACGGCGGGCGCCTGCCGGTGGTCTGCATCCTCGGCGCGGATGATCTGTACGACGTGATCCGGTTCAAGGTTAGCTCGCAGAAGAAACTGCCCGGCTTGACCCCAGCCGTGAGCCAGCCCGCCGTCGGAGATCGGGCTTACCTCATCCCCGCCTCGTCGGCTAAGGGCGCGGCGCCGGCCGTGGGCCCGATCTCGGAGGTGACCCGCATCAAGGAACAGTATGGCTACTACCGCGTCGACATGCCCCTCACGCGCGAACAGGTCAGTGCGCCGCTGCTGAACGAGGGCGGCCAGGCGTTTGCCCTGGCGCAGGCCGACGCCTCGGGCAAGGGCAAGACGTACGGCATTGATCTGGCTTACATCATGAGTCTGCGGCCGGCGGCAACCGATGTCCTGAACAAAGTCTACTCCTCCATCGGCATCCGGACGGCTTGGGCCAGCTCGGCCGACGAGGCGCTCGTGGCCCTCATGCTCTACGCCGCCCAGCAGGACGCGCACGCCTATCTCGCCACCCTGGACGACTTCATCGCCACCTTCCCCAGCTCCCCGGATGGTTACCTGACGCGGGCTTCGCACTACGTCTACCAGCGGAAAAAGCTCTCCGACGTGGGCACCGAGCAGCAGCTGCTCAGCCGGGCTGAGGCGGACTTAGCGTCGGCGCAGAAGCTGTTCGGAGACAATGTCGCCGAGGGCTACTACAACCACGCGAAGCTCATCTATGGCGTCTCCGCCGCCGACTCCACCCTCACGGCTCCCGGCTGGACGATGGACCGCGCCGCCGACTGGATCGCTAAGGCCATCGCCGCAGACGACCGCCCCCTCTACCGACAGCTCGAGGCCGACATCGCCTTTTTCCGCGGCGACTACCCCAAGGCGGCCGCCGACTATGCACGCGTCAATCAAGGCCCCGGCGCCTCGGCCTCTTCGTTTTACATGGCCGCCAAGACCGAGGAGCAGCTCGAGGCCCCCGACACCACCCGCATGTTTATGCTCATGGATAGCGCCATCACACGCGCCACGGGCGTCAACCCGACCGACGCGGCCACGTACATCATGGACGCCGTCGATATGCGCATGCGCCGCGGCCAATTCGCTGAGGCCGTAAAGCTGTACGACCGCTACTATGCCCTCACGGGTGGCGAAGTCTTGCCGCGCTTCTACTACTACCGCGAGCAGGCTAAGTTCCGGGCGAACGATATGGACGGCGCCCTCTCCGACATCCGCCTCGCACTCGAGGGCGACCCCAACAACGCGCTCTACCTGGCCGAAGAGGGCTCCATCTACCTCCGCAAGCAGGACTTCGCCAAGGCCCGACAGAGCCTGGAGCGCTGCATTGCGCAGGCCCCCGACTTCTCGGCGGGCCACCGTCTGCTCGGGCTCTGCCTCGTCCGCAGCGGAAAGAAGGCCGAGGGCTGTCGGGCCTTCGAACGCGCCAAAGAGCTGGGCG